Proteins from a single region of Larus michahellis chromosome 13, bLarMic1.1, whole genome shotgun sequence:
- the LOC141750907 gene encoding LOW QUALITY PROTEIN: apelin receptor B-like (The sequence of the model RefSeq protein was modified relative to this genomic sequence to represent the inferred CDS: inserted 4 bases in 2 codons; deleted 1 base in 1 codon), producing MEAESSGGRGLCRWPQRAPPARAPLHPSPRSAPSCCLLTGGAAQAAGPAAGCADAARHPRAGGCRAAPGRGARRGGDVWRRGGARVPGPPRGGGGGGADGSLIAARRGAGGXAMEYAGAECYCCGEETAGNGPGEACEWQADWEASFSLLPLLHLLVFALGLSGNALVPLTVWRGPRGRRRSADAYIGNLAPADLALVATLPLWAASTALRFRWPFGAVLCEPSSCLGLLGTFASAFCLGGLSAQRCRVAXPHNRTLCELAAGGAGRAAALSLGGTALGFAAPLLLVAVCCCCVAGAVRRHLRRRLLRLLAALVAVLAGCWLPFHLLKSLFALAAAGLLGLPCALLGLIARLHPYASCPAHRNSCLNPLLCAFLDGRFRARCRLPLGPRRSPAACPTLSGPPQRSELPPATTKL from the exons ATGGAGGCTGAGTCTTCTGGAGGACGCGGGCTGTGCCGCTGGCCCCAGCGGGCTCCACCAGCCAGAGCACCCTTGCACCCGTCCCCTAGGtcagctcccagctgctgcctcctcaccGGAGGTGCTGCACAGGCGGCAG gtccagccgCGGGATGCGCAGATGCTGCGAGGCACCCTCGGGCCGGGGGGTGCCGGGCAGCACCCGGCCgaggggcgaggcgggggggggatgtgtggcgCCGGGGCGGAGCGAGGgtcccggggccgccccggggcgggggtggcggcggggccgacGGCTCCCTTatagcggcgcggcggggcgcgggggg ggccaTGGAGTACGCGGGGGCGGAGTGTTACTGCTGCGGGGAGGAGACGGCGGGCAACGGGCCGGGGGAGGCGTGCGAGTGGCAGGCGGACTGGGAGGCGTCCTTctcgctgctgccgctgctccaCCTGCTGGTCTTCGCCCTGGGGCTGTCGGGCAACGCTCTGGTGCCGCTGACGGTGTGGCGCGGCCCGCGGGGGCGGCGCCGCTCGGCCGACGCCTACATCGGCAACCTGGCGCCGGCCGACCTGGCCTTGGTGGCCACGCTGCCGCTCTGGGCCGCCTCCACGGCGCTGCGCTTCCGCTGGCCCTTCGGGGCGGTGCTCTGCgagcccagcagctgcctggggctgctcgGCACGTTCGCCTCCGCCTTCTGCCTCGGCGGCCTCAGCGCCCAGCGCTGCCGCGTCGC GCCGCACAACCGGACGCTGTGCGAGCTGGCGGCG ggaggcgcggggcgggcggcggcgctcaGCCTGGGCGGCACGGCGCTGGGCTTCGCCGCCCCGCTGCTGCTCGTGGccgtctgctgctgctgcgtggcCGGCGCCGTCCGCCGGCACCtccggcggcggctgctgcggctgctggcGGCGCTGGTGGCCGTCCTCGCCGGCTGCTGGCTGCCTTTCCACCTGCTCAAGAGCCTCTTCGCGTTGGCGGCCgccgggctgctggggctgccctgcgCGCTGCTGGGGCTCATCGCCCGCCTGCACCCCTACGCCTCCTGCCCGGCCCACCGCAACAGCTGCCTCAACCCGCTGCTCTGCGCCTTCCTCGACGGCCGCTTCCGCGCCCGCTGCCGCCTGCCGCTGGGGCCGCGCCGCTCGCCCGCCGCCTGCCCCACGCTCAGCGGCCCCCCGCAGCGCTCCGAGCTGCCCCCGGCCACCACCAAGCTCTAG